A stretch of the Arachis stenosperma cultivar V10309 chromosome 6, arast.V10309.gnm1.PFL2, whole genome shotgun sequence genome encodes the following:
- the LOC130936024 gene encoding hydroxyproline O-arabinosyltransferase 1 isoform X2 codes for MGCGNMFFTILVTFSVSLITYNILISANAPLKQDFPGPSTRLPSISVDPLIKMPLHRSTHSNSNKRLFHTAVTASDSVYNTWQCRVMYYWFKKMRDQGGPESAMGGFTRILHSGKPDQFMDEIPTFVAQPLPAGVDQGYIVLNRPGAFVQWLQQADIKEDYILMSEPDHIIVKPIPNLARDGLGAAFPFFYIEPKKYEKVLRKYFPEEKGPITNIDPIGNSPVIVAKESLKKIAPTWMNVSLAMKKDPETDKAFGWVLEMYAYAVSSALHGVGNILHKEFMIQPPWDKKIGNTYIIHYTYGCDYNMKGELTYGKIGEWRFDKRSYDHVAPPKNLTLPPPGVPESVVTLVKMVNEATANIPNWWS; via the exons atgggGTGTGGGAACATGTTCTTCACAATTCTAGTGACATTCTCAGTGTCACTGATCACATACAACATCCTAATCTCAGCAAATGCGCCATTGAAGCAAGACTTTCCAGGACCTTCTACAAGACTCCCTTCAATCTCCGTTGACCCGCTGATTAAGATGCCACTTCACAGATCAACACATTCTAATTCCAACAAGCGACTCTTCCACACTGCAGTAACTGCTTCGGATTCTGTGTATAACACGTGGCAGTGCAGAGTGATGTATTACTGGTTCAAGAAGATGAGGGATCAGGGAGGACCTGAATCCGCCATGGGAGGCTTCACCAGGATTCTTCATTCTGGAAAGCCTGATCAGTTCATGGATGAGATCCCTACCTTCGTGGCTCAGCCTTTGCCAGCTGGCGTGGATCAG GGTTACATTGTCCTTAACAGGCCAGGGGCATTTGTGCAATGGCTACAGCAAGCAGATATCAAAGAAGA TTACATATTGATGTCAGAGCCAGATCATATAATTGTCAAGCCTATACCAAACTTAGCTAGAGATGGTCTTGGAGCTGCATTCCCTTTCTTTTATATTGAGCCAAAGAAGTACGAGAAGGTGCTAAGGAAGTACTTCCCTGAGGAGAAAGGACCAATAACCAATATAGACCCGATTGGCAATTCACCTGTTATTGTTGCCAAG GAATCCCTGAAGAAGATTGCTCCCACTTGGATGAATGTTTCCCTGGCAATGAAGAAGGATCCTGAAACAGATAAAGCTTTTGGATGGGTGCTTGAAAT GTATGCTTATGCCGTTTCATCTGCACTTCATGGTGTTGGTAACATTCTACACAAGGAATTCATGATTCAG CCTCCATGGGACAAAAAAATTGGGAATACATACATAATTCACTACACTTATGGATGTGACTATAATATGAAG GGTGAGCTGACGTATGGAAAGATTGGAGAGTGGAGATTTGACAAAAGATCTTATGATCATGTTGCTCCCCCCAAAAACTTGACATTGCCACCACCTGGTGTTCCCGAAAGTGTG GTGACCCTTGTCAAAATGGTAAACGAAGCCACAGCAAATATTCCGAACTGGTGGTCATAG
- the LOC130936024 gene encoding hydroxyproline O-arabinosyltransferase 1 isoform X1, with protein sequence MGCGNMFFTILVTFSVSLITYNILISANAPLKQDFPGPSTRLPSISVDPLIKMPLHRSTHSNSNKRLFHTAVTASDSVYNTWQCRVMYYWFKKMRDQGGPESAMGGFTRILHSGKPDQFMDEIPTFVAQPLPAGVDQVQGYIVLNRPGAFVQWLQQADIKEDYILMSEPDHIIVKPIPNLARDGLGAAFPFFYIEPKKYEKVLRKYFPEEKGPITNIDPIGNSPVIVAKESLKKIAPTWMNVSLAMKKDPETDKAFGWVLEMYAYAVSSALHGVGNILHKEFMIQPPWDKKIGNTYIIHYTYGCDYNMKGELTYGKIGEWRFDKRSYDHVAPPKNLTLPPPGVPESVVTLVKMVNEATANIPNWWS encoded by the exons atgggGTGTGGGAACATGTTCTTCACAATTCTAGTGACATTCTCAGTGTCACTGATCACATACAACATCCTAATCTCAGCAAATGCGCCATTGAAGCAAGACTTTCCAGGACCTTCTACAAGACTCCCTTCAATCTCCGTTGACCCGCTGATTAAGATGCCACTTCACAGATCAACACATTCTAATTCCAACAAGCGACTCTTCCACACTGCAGTAACTGCTTCGGATTCTGTGTATAACACGTGGCAGTGCAGAGTGATGTATTACTGGTTCAAGAAGATGAGGGATCAGGGAGGACCTGAATCCGCCATGGGAGGCTTCACCAGGATTCTTCATTCTGGAAAGCCTGATCAGTTCATGGATGAGATCCCTACCTTCGTGGCTCAGCCTTTGCCAGCTGGCGTGGATCAGGTTCag GGTTACATTGTCCTTAACAGGCCAGGGGCATTTGTGCAATGGCTACAGCAAGCAGATATCAAAGAAGA TTACATATTGATGTCAGAGCCAGATCATATAATTGTCAAGCCTATACCAAACTTAGCTAGAGATGGTCTTGGAGCTGCATTCCCTTTCTTTTATATTGAGCCAAAGAAGTACGAGAAGGTGCTAAGGAAGTACTTCCCTGAGGAGAAAGGACCAATAACCAATATAGACCCGATTGGCAATTCACCTGTTATTGTTGCCAAG GAATCCCTGAAGAAGATTGCTCCCACTTGGATGAATGTTTCCCTGGCAATGAAGAAGGATCCTGAAACAGATAAAGCTTTTGGATGGGTGCTTGAAAT GTATGCTTATGCCGTTTCATCTGCACTTCATGGTGTTGGTAACATTCTACACAAGGAATTCATGATTCAG CCTCCATGGGACAAAAAAATTGGGAATACATACATAATTCACTACACTTATGGATGTGACTATAATATGAAG GGTGAGCTGACGTATGGAAAGATTGGAGAGTGGAGATTTGACAAAAGATCTTATGATCATGTTGCTCCCCCCAAAAACTTGACATTGCCACCACCTGGTGTTCCCGAAAGTGTG GTGACCCTTGTCAAAATGGTAAACGAAGCCACAGCAAATATTCCGAACTGGTGGTCATAG